The following are from one region of the Actinomycetota bacterium genome:
- a CDS encoding (Fe-S)-binding protein yields MALSDYQRDMEGCSRCSSCKWVPYNQIKSWRFAKNCPSICRYNFHAYSGSGRMIIGLSLLLGRSELNDAVAEIIYKCQLCGACDTACKVYRDDIDLTEVLLELRAHCVEQGFLMVEHMALIDALKREDNVLGEPKAKRGEWAEGLPVKDINRERCEVLFHAGCRYSYDPDLRETVRGAVRLLLEAGLDVGIAGAEESCCGGRAYELGYRGEAENYAEDLLSRVKASGARILVTPCADGYAHFRYLYPRMGKELPCEVLHITQLLERLVSEGRLRLREQVPLLFTYHDPCHLGRMGEPYLGDWKGDKLQRPMSLKRSGRKGVYEAPRNLLRALPGAELTEMERIREYAWCCGAGGGVLEAYPDFAAWTAAERIEEALATGAEALATACPWCVRVLRDASEEMGAELPVYDLVDLALQAAGIAEKERV; encoded by the coding sequence ATGGCTCTTTCCGATTACCAGAGGGACATGGAAGGTTGCTCCCGCTGCTCCTCCTGCAAGTGGGTGCCCTACAACCAGATTAAGAGCTGGCGCTTCGCCAAGAACTGCCCCTCCATCTGCCGCTACAACTTCCACGCCTACTCCGGTTCCGGGCGCATGATCATCGGACTCTCCCTGCTTCTCGGGCGCTCGGAACTCAACGACGCCGTGGCGGAGATCATCTATAAATGCCAGTTGTGCGGGGCCTGCGACACCGCCTGCAAGGTCTACCGGGACGACATCGACCTGACCGAAGTCCTCCTCGAGCTCCGCGCCCACTGCGTGGAGCAGGGCTTCCTCATGGTGGAGCACATGGCGCTCATCGACGCCCTCAAACGCGAGGACAACGTCCTGGGAGAGCCCAAGGCCAAGCGGGGAGAATGGGCGGAAGGGCTTCCGGTCAAGGACATCAACCGCGAGAGGTGCGAGGTCCTCTTCCACGCCGGCTGCCGTTACTCCTACGACCCTGACCTCCGGGAGACGGTGCGGGGGGCGGTGAGGCTCCTCCTGGAGGCCGGGCTGGACGTGGGCATCGCCGGGGCCGAGGAGTCCTGCTGCGGGGGCCGGGCCTACGAGCTGGGATACCGGGGGGAGGCGGAGAACTACGCCGAGGATCTCCTCTCCCGGGTGAAGGCCTCCGGGGCGCGCATCCTGGTCACCCCCTGCGCGGACGGGTACGCCCACTTCCGCTACCTCTATCCCCGCATGGGCAAGGAGCTTCCCTGCGAGGTCCTGCACATCACCCAGCTCCTGGAGAGGCTGGTCTCCGAGGGCAGGCTGCGCCTCCGGGAGCAGGTTCCCCTCCTCTTCACCTACCACGACCCCTGCCACCTGGGAAGGATGGGGGAGCCCTACCTGGGGGACTGGAAGGGGGACAAGCTGCAGCGCCCCATGTCCCTGAAGAGGTCGGGACGCAAGGGGGTCTACGAGGCCCCGCGCAACCTCCTGCGCGCCCTGCCCGGCGCCGAGCTCACGGAGATGGAGCGCATCCGGGAATACGCCTGGTGCTGCGGGGCGGGAGGCGGGGTGCTGGAGGCCTACCCGGACTTCGCTGCCTGGACGGCCGCCGAGAGGATCGAAGAGGCACTGGCCACGGGGGCGGAGGCGCTGGCCACCGCCTGTCCCTGGTGCGTGCGCGTGCTGCGCGACGCCTCCGAGGAAATGGGGGCGGAACTCCCGGTCTACGACCTGGTGGACCTGGCGCTCCAGGCGGCAGGGATCGCGGAAAAAGAGCGGGTGTGA
- a CDS encoding ferritin, giving the protein MLSERMQEALNDQMKWEFYSEFLYLAMAGYFKSRSLDGFANWMLVQAEEERTHALMFFNYIAEAGGRPEIRAFDQVENEYPSVTEVFRKTVEHEKLVTRRINDLMTLALEEKDHATANFLDWFVKEQVEEVASPQKILDQLELVKEDGHALMMLDRELAQRVFTPPATAAE; this is encoded by the coding sequence ATGCTTTCAGAGAGGATGCAGGAAGCGCTCAACGACCAGATGAAGTGGGAGTTCTACTCCGAGTTCCTCTACCTGGCCATGGCCGGGTATTTCAAGTCCCGGAGCCTGGATGGGTTCGCCAACTGGATGCTGGTGCAGGCGGAGGAGGAACGTACCCACGCCCTCATGTTCTTCAACTACATAGCCGAGGCCGGTGGACGCCCCGAGATCAGGGCCTTCGACCAGGTGGAGAACGAGTACCCCTCGGTGACCGAGGTGTTCCGGAAAACGGTGGAGCACGAGAAGCTGGTCACCCGTCGTATCAACGACCTCATGACTCTGGCCCTGGAGGAGAAAGACCACGCCACGGCCAATTTCCTGGACTGGTTCGTGAAGGAACAGGTGGAGGAGGTGGCCTCGCCGCAGAAAATCCTGGACCAGTTGGAGCTGGTCAAGGAGGACGGGCACGCCCTCATGATGCTGGACCGCGAGCTGGCCCAGAGGGTCTTCACCCCACCTGCCACGGCAGCGGAATAA
- a CDS encoding radical SAM protein: protein MNVLFVHSEEDAYSPEKPLEIQERVQFGISYISSFLRAHGHRTSLVVLCRETPHLLEEYIQSFHPDLACFTAVYTEYLFLSRVAARIKRKYPDVFLLLGGPHASLNPDRCLEEASFDAVCVGEGEFPTLELVEQLEKGRFPSGIPNLYIRRPDGSIERNAPRPFLEDLDSLPFPDREMWTPWVANPSSRPSVLVGRGCPFSCTYCCNHALRKAAPGRYVRVRSPGNIVQELESMKQKDPSFAEVYLEVETLGAKREWALELCAELRKLNARLEVPIAFGANLRVTPNADYEELFAAFAESNFRFVNIGLESGSEKIRRQVLKRMYSNQDIIRAVETARKYGLQVGIYNLIGLPGETPREFRETVRVNRVCQPDWFLLSVFFPYPGTELYERCREQGLLERDPDPTLERRKPALDLPGFSRWQVGWRRTWFPFMVYRGHRPLSECLWLVAMAEIYSHRPLIRLHRAIANGGLRKRAKWHRGSPEVKFHPGLAEPGMEAASGYRESMPDEAGGFNIG, encoded by the coding sequence ATGAATGTACTTTTTGTGCACTCCGAGGAGGATGCCTACTCGCCGGAAAAACCCCTGGAGATACAGGAACGCGTGCAATTCGGCATCTCCTACATCTCCTCCTTCCTCCGGGCGCACGGGCATCGGACCTCTCTGGTGGTACTCTGCCGCGAGACCCCTCATCTCCTCGAGGAATACATCCAATCCTTCCACCCCGACCTGGCCTGCTTTACCGCCGTGTACACCGAGTACCTTTTTCTATCCCGGGTGGCGGCGCGTATAAAGAGAAAGTACCCGGATGTCTTCCTCCTCCTGGGAGGGCCTCACGCCTCCCTCAATCCCGACCGCTGCCTGGAAGAGGCTTCCTTCGACGCCGTGTGCGTGGGGGAGGGGGAGTTCCCCACCCTGGAGCTCGTGGAGCAGCTGGAGAAAGGGCGTTTCCCCTCGGGGATCCCCAACCTCTACATCAGGAGGCCCGATGGTTCCATAGAGCGGAACGCCCCTCGTCCCTTCCTCGAGGACCTGGATTCCCTCCCCTTCCCGGACCGGGAGATGTGGACGCCCTGGGTGGCCAACCCTTCCTCCCGCCCCTCGGTGCTGGTGGGAAGGGGATGCCCTTTCAGCTGCACCTACTGCTGTAATCACGCCCTGCGGAAGGCGGCGCCGGGCCGGTACGTTCGCGTCCGCAGCCCGGGGAACATCGTTCAGGAGCTGGAGAGCATGAAACAGAAGGACCCCTCCTTCGCCGAGGTCTACCTGGAGGTGGAAACCCTGGGGGCGAAGCGGGAGTGGGCCCTGGAGCTTTGCGCGGAGCTGCGGAAGCTCAACGCCCGCCTGGAGGTCCCCATCGCCTTCGGGGCCAACCTCCGGGTAACCCCCAACGCCGATTACGAGGAGCTTTTCGCGGCCTTCGCGGAGAGCAACTTCCGCTTCGTGAATATCGGGCTGGAATCGGGGAGCGAGAAAATACGCCGCCAGGTGCTCAAGCGCATGTATTCCAACCAGGACATCATCCGCGCCGTGGAGACCGCGCGCAAGTACGGCCTGCAGGTGGGGATATACAACCTCATCGGGCTCCCGGGGGAGACTCCCCGGGAATTCCGGGAGACGGTGCGGGTAAACCGCGTATGCCAGCCGGACTGGTTCCTGCTCTCCGTGTTCTTCCCCTACCCGGGAACGGAGCTCTACGAGAGGTGCCGGGAGCAGGGCCTCCTGGAGCGCGATCCCGACCCCACCCTGGAGAGAAGGAAGCCGGCCCTGGATCTTCCGGGATTTTCCAGGTGGCAGGTGGGATGGCGCAGGACCTGGTTCCCCTTCATGGTCTACCGCGGTCACCGGCCCCTCTCGGAATGCCTCTGGCTGGTGGCCATGGCGGAGATATATTCCCACCGTCCCCTCATCCGCCTCCATCGGGCCATCGCCAACGGGGGATTGCGTAAGCGGGCGAAGTGGCACCGCGGCTCCCCGGAGGTGAAGTTCCATCCTGGACTGGCGGAACCGGGAATGGAAGCCGCTTCCGGTTACCGGGAGTCAATGCCCGATGAGGCCGGGGGGTTTAATATCGGTTAG
- a CDS encoding 4Fe-4S binding protein — MEDIKLDFTKLVKRVDADKTGDFIRYDESKCNGCGLCNMVCSFNLWSMKDGKARLAPRYQELCLECAACWEICPTEAIDFSYPAGGTGVVIEYG, encoded by the coding sequence ATGGAGGACATCAAGCTGGATTTCACCAAGCTAGTGAAGAGGGTGGACGCCGACAAGACCGGCGACTTCATCCGCTACGACGAGAGCAAGTGCAACGGATGCGGGCTGTGCAACATGGTCTGCTCCTTCAACCTTTGGTCGATGAAGGACGGCAAGGCCCGCCTGGCCCCGCGCTACCAGGAGCTGTGCCTGGAGTGCGCCGCCTGCTGGGAGATCTGTCCCACGGAGGCCATCGACTTCTCCTACCCCGCCGGCGGCACCGGGGTGGTCATCGAGTACGGATAA
- a CDS encoding electron transfer flavoprotein subunit alpha/FixB family protein yields MGDIDREIMVIAEIDEEGTPTRLTLELLGLGRGLAPPEGGVSALVLGSGVEKACSELASRGAERVFFLDRPELTPYNPEVWTPLLEAFLRERSPALVLAGHTPLGQDLLPRLAFSLEAGLVTDCVGVRAREGGLLFTKPVYGGNALAGMRITTPLALATVRARVGEALPASGPGGELLPLDLDPPAEAGMAVRERHRLEASECPLEEARVVVSGGRGMGGEEGFKILRELARLLGGAVGASRPPVDAGWAPTTCQVGITGKVVAPDLYIAVAISGSSQHLSGMGDSGKIVAINRDPEAYIFQVSDYGVVGDWREVLPAFLSKVKELAAE; encoded by the coding sequence ATGGGAGATATCGACCGCGAGATCATGGTGATAGCCGAGATCGACGAGGAGGGAACCCCCACCCGGCTCACTCTGGAGCTCCTGGGCCTGGGGAGGGGCCTGGCCCCACCGGAGGGCGGGGTCTCAGCCCTGGTCCTGGGAAGCGGGGTGGAGAAGGCCTGCTCCGAGCTGGCCTCCCGGGGAGCGGAGCGGGTCTTCTTCCTGGACCGCCCGGAACTTACCCCCTACAACCCCGAGGTATGGACGCCCCTCCTGGAGGCCTTCCTCCGGGAGCGCTCCCCGGCCCTGGTGCTCGCCGGACACACCCCCCTGGGGCAGGACCTCCTCCCCCGCCTGGCCTTCTCCCTGGAAGCGGGGCTGGTCACCGACTGCGTGGGGGTCCGGGCGAGGGAGGGCGGCCTCCTCTTCACCAAGCCGGTCTACGGAGGGAACGCCCTGGCGGGGATGAGGATCACCACCCCCTTGGCCCTGGCCACGGTGCGGGCCCGGGTGGGGGAGGCGCTCCCCGCATCCGGGCCGGGAGGAGAGCTCCTCCCCCTGGACCTGGACCCCCCGGCGGAAGCAGGGATGGCGGTGCGGGAGAGGCACCGCCTGGAGGCCTCCGAATGCCCCCTGGAGGAGGCCCGGGTGGTGGTCTCCGGGGGCCGGGGCATGGGCGGGGAGGAGGGTTTCAAAATACTGCGGGAGCTGGCTCGGCTACTGGGCGGGGCGGTGGGGGCCTCCCGCCCCCCGGTGGACGCGGGCTGGGCCCCCACCACCTGCCAGGTGGGGATCACCGGGAAGGTGGTGGCCCCCGACCTCTACATCGCCGTGGCCATCTCCGGCTCCAGCCAGCACCTCTCCGGGATGGGGGACTCCGGGAAGATCGTGGCCATCAACCGCGATCCCGAGGCCTACATCTTCCAGGTCTCCGACTACGGGGTGGTGGGGGACTGGCGGGAGGTGCTCCCCGCCTTCCTCTCCAAGGTGAAAGAGCTGGCCGCGGAATGA
- a CDS encoding NAD(P)/FAD-dependent oxidoreductase, which produces MEKWDVVVVGAGPGGSYAAKTAAELGLKTVFFERGRKPGDKNSSGCGLGQRWWRDFPDIMEALQGLPSVRKVEMVVINLVDENNRLRYRCGTTGSDLCANRWPHGMDGISIYRRDLDPFLADLAVKAGAELRTSTLVSDVIMENGQVKGVRTEKGEPFYAEVVIAADGAMSTMARKSGMRNRWGGGCTLVPQLDFSADPDKMDDVIGNAEWVWFGALYGAYQVNFRDGFHIGAGQWLREDWDEKPTDMVKKVLQFPAFQAMCRAIDAKPREYQAHLLPWLKKPPKTYTGGMMLVGDAAGFPCPLEAEGIWHALTSGKIAAETAAWAISRGDTSERALAEYERRWKASPLGKEHEFGPEFVDLWNSTIFDPKLMARQIQLLLEFSMLHPFSVVFDWGDAHIDCFNQHLEHLLDLAPQFADFGRTYLAPLARGIWPKNVKRILLSVKPRIPVLNKLPDNTFLRVVAKLSKSLAPYLDPTVDQEAPLPREVFERSRAGKK; this is translated from the coding sequence ATGGAAAAGTGGGACGTGGTGGTGGTGGGAGCCGGACCCGGCGGTTCCTACGCCGCCAAGACCGCGGCCGAGCTCGGCCTGAAGACGGTCTTCTTCGAGAGGGGCCGCAAGCCGGGGGACAAGAACTCCTCGGGCTGCGGCCTGGGGCAGCGCTGGTGGCGTGACTTCCCGGACATCATGGAGGCCCTGCAGGGGTTGCCCTCCGTGCGCAAGGTGGAGATGGTGGTGATCAACCTCGTCGACGAGAACAACCGCCTGCGCTACCGCTGCGGGACCACCGGCTCCGACCTCTGCGCCAACCGGTGGCCGCACGGCATGGACGGCATCAGCATCTACCGCCGGGACCTGGATCCCTTCCTGGCCGACCTGGCGGTCAAGGCGGGGGCGGAGCTGCGCACCTCCACCCTGGTGAGCGACGTGATCATGGAGAACGGGCAGGTGAAGGGGGTGCGCACGGAGAAGGGGGAACCCTTCTACGCCGAGGTGGTCATCGCCGCCGACGGTGCCATGTCCACCATGGCCCGCAAGTCGGGGATGCGCAACCGCTGGGGAGGTGGCTGCACCCTGGTGCCGCAGCTGGACTTCTCCGCCGACCCGGACAAGATGGACGACGTCATCGGGAACGCGGAGTGGGTGTGGTTCGGCGCCCTCTACGGGGCCTACCAGGTCAACTTCCGCGACGGTTTCCACATCGGCGCCGGCCAGTGGCTGCGGGAGGACTGGGACGAGAAGCCCACGGACATGGTCAAGAAGGTGCTGCAGTTCCCGGCCTTCCAGGCCATGTGCCGGGCCATCGACGCCAAGCCCCGCGAGTACCAGGCCCACCTCCTTCCCTGGTTGAAGAAGCCGCCCAAGACCTACACCGGGGGCATGATGCTGGTGGGGGACGCGGCGGGTTTCCCCTGTCCCCTGGAGGCGGAGGGGATCTGGCACGCCCTGACCTCGGGGAAGATCGCCGCGGAGACCGCCGCCTGGGCCATCTCCCGCGGGGACACCTCGGAGAGAGCCCTTGCCGAGTACGAGCGCCGCTGGAAGGCCTCTCCCCTGGGCAAGGAGCACGAGTTCGGGCCGGAGTTCGTGGACCTCTGGAACAGCACCATCTTCGACCCCAAGCTCATGGCCCGACAGATACAGCTCCTGCTGGAGTTCTCCATGCTCCATCCATTCTCGGTGGTCTTCGACTGGGGCGACGCGCACATAGACTGCTTCAACCAGCACCTGGAGCATCTCCTGGACCTGGCCCCGCAGTTCGCCGACTTCGGGCGTACCTACCTGGCCCCCCTGGCCCGGGGCATCTGGCCCAAGAACGTGAAGCGGATCCTGCTCTCCGTGAAACCCAGGATCCCGGTGCTGAACAAGCTCCCGGACAATACCTTCCTGCGTGTGGTGGCAAAACTTTCCAAGTCTCTGGCCCCCTACCTCGACCCCACGGTGGACCAGGAGGCCCCCCTGCCCCGGGAGGTCTTCGAGCGGAGCAGGGCCGGGAAGAAGTAG
- a CDS encoding FAD-binding oxidoreductase: MAELSVALEKLASVVGRENVSTDEEVLSTFRKAGTVEGGEPLAVVRPADTREVQELIKLAREEKYNLVFSSSAPPRLRGDSVPNGEGIIVDMSRMDKIVRLDRRNKVALIEAGVTYEKLIPEVDKLGLKVLMPLLPKRGKSILASCLEREPIIIPKYHWDMTDPMLCTELVFGTGDLFRTGSAAGPGSLEQQWAAGAAQKNPMGPAQTDFVRVVQGSQGTMAAVTWCSLKLEVKPTIHRIYFVPDRKLERLIDFTYRALRPRLGDEWLILNSFALATVIAEDPERIQELAEEQAPWTVVYGVSGYQYLPEQRVAYQEHDLARHAQAAGVAASYEVPGCSWKRMERILAAPSPEPYYKTRPKGDFLDIFFLTTLDQVPRFISVMEAEAERFGYPTWRLGVYIQPIQQGRNAHLEFTLYFNPEDAGKARELHASASRALSEAGAFFSRPYGIWADLAYARCPDTVRVLRKVKDMLDPDHVLNRGKLCFAEEVV, encoded by the coding sequence ATGGCCGAGCTGAGCGTGGCACTTGAAAAACTGGCCTCCGTGGTGGGAAGGGAGAACGTGTCCACCGACGAGGAGGTCCTCTCCACCTTCAGGAAGGCCGGCACGGTGGAGGGGGGAGAGCCCCTGGCCGTGGTCCGGCCGGCAGACACCCGGGAGGTGCAGGAGCTCATCAAGCTGGCCCGCGAGGAGAAGTACAACCTGGTCTTCTCCTCCTCCGCCCCACCCCGCCTGAGGGGGGATTCAGTCCCCAACGGGGAGGGGATCATCGTGGACATGTCCCGCATGGACAAGATCGTCCGCCTGGACCGCAGGAACAAGGTGGCCCTGATCGAAGCGGGAGTGACCTACGAGAAGCTCATCCCCGAGGTGGACAAGTTGGGGCTCAAGGTGCTCATGCCCCTTTTGCCCAAGCGGGGCAAGTCCATCCTAGCCTCCTGCCTGGAGCGGGAGCCCATCATCATCCCCAAGTACCACTGGGACATGACCGACCCCATGCTCTGCACCGAGCTGGTCTTCGGAACCGGGGACCTCTTCCGCACCGGGTCGGCGGCCGGTCCCGGTTCGCTGGAGCAGCAGTGGGCAGCGGGGGCGGCACAGAAGAACCCCATGGGCCCCGCCCAGACGGACTTCGTGCGCGTGGTGCAGGGCTCGCAGGGGACCATGGCCGCGGTCACCTGGTGCTCCCTCAAGCTGGAGGTGAAGCCCACCATCCACAGGATATACTTCGTCCCCGACCGCAAGCTGGAGAGGCTCATCGACTTCACCTACCGGGCCCTCCGGCCCCGGCTGGGTGACGAGTGGCTTATCCTCAACTCCTTCGCCCTGGCCACGGTGATCGCCGAGGACCCGGAGCGCATCCAGGAGCTGGCCGAGGAGCAGGCCCCCTGGACGGTGGTCTACGGGGTCTCCGGGTACCAGTACCTGCCGGAGCAGCGGGTGGCCTACCAGGAACACGACCTGGCGAGACACGCCCAGGCCGCCGGGGTCGCGGCGTCCTACGAAGTCCCGGGATGCTCCTGGAAGCGGATGGAAAGAATCCTCGCCGCCCCCTCCCCCGAGCCCTACTACAAGACCCGCCCCAAGGGGGACTTTCTGGATATCTTCTTCCTCACCACCCTGGACCAGGTGCCCCGCTTCATCTCCGTCATGGAGGCCGAGGCGGAGCGCTTCGGCTATCCCACCTGGCGCCTGGGCGTGTACATCCAGCCCATCCAGCAGGGCAGGAACGCCCACCTGGAGTTCACTCTCTACTTCAACCCCGAGGACGCCGGAAAGGCCCGGGAGCTCCACGCCTCCGCCTCCCGGGCCCTCTCGGAGGCGGGGGCCTTCTTCTCCCGCCCCTACGGGATCTGGGCCGACCTGGCCTACGCCCGCTGCCCGGACACGGTGCGGGTGCTGCGCAAGGTGAAGGACATGTTGGACCCCGACCACGTTCTCAACCGGGGCAAGCTCTGCTTTGCGGAGGAGGTGGTGTGA
- a CDS encoding FAD-binding oxidoreductase, which translates to MTTATLETWREISDTAYRELENAVGEENVSREPAVLDGYAWQPTINDDPAKWVKRPVAVVLPSSTEEVQEVVRVCNRHGLKFKAFSTGWGVYSGPTYDNVVQIDLRRMNRILDIDEKNMYALVEPYVCGAQLQAEAMKRGLNCHIIGAGPACSPLASATSGWGVGWDGIYMSYGHRNLLGAEWVLPSGEVIRVGSADSGLGWFSPDGPGPSLRGLMRGSTGALSGLGVFTKCALKLYPWPGPSRVNIKGLLLDAKAEIPENVRFHLCFFPDRKRLADAVYRMGEAEIGYLATRTAVAAFIYTFAPHLLRRIAGTRALRDVLSKGVKWGFVIMLVGASEEEIEYQDAVLHRILTDHDGLSIEAMGVPSIGSMVFMNFFRVTAIPMVFRMGGLFSTALDRNDTWDTQLDWAEIGEAIKKKWIERGGILDDLADNPFMALYESNMWAHCEEIFQYDARDPKHLASLEPMFIEFSVAAIEKCMEPLSATDARLRKIVSPLMGHYNEWQKKVSAMVDANRAADTGMYCDEVDFDFSKVEPELKAKLDRLVEKFRWTEEGPPS; encoded by the coding sequence ATGACCACAGCTACTCTCGAGACCTGGAGGGAGATATCGGATACCGCTTACCGGGAGCTGGAAAACGCGGTAGGCGAGGAGAACGTCTCCCGTGAACCGGCGGTCCTGGACGGGTACGCCTGGCAGCCGACCATCAACGACGACCCGGCCAAGTGGGTGAAGCGCCCCGTGGCCGTGGTCCTCCCCTCCTCCACCGAGGAGGTGCAGGAGGTGGTCCGGGTATGCAACCGCCATGGCCTGAAGTTCAAGGCCTTCTCCACCGGGTGGGGCGTTTATTCCGGCCCCACCTACGACAACGTGGTCCAGATCGACCTGCGGCGCATGAACCGCATCCTGGACATCGACGAGAAGAATATGTACGCGCTGGTGGAACCCTACGTCTGCGGGGCCCAGCTGCAGGCGGAGGCCATGAAGCGGGGTCTCAACTGCCACATCATCGGCGCCGGTCCCGCCTGCTCTCCCCTGGCCAGCGCCACCTCCGGCTGGGGAGTGGGCTGGGACGGCATCTACATGAGCTACGGGCACCGCAACCTCCTGGGAGCGGAATGGGTGCTCCCCAGCGGTGAGGTCATCCGGGTGGGATCAGCGGATTCCGGGTTGGGGTGGTTCTCTCCCGACGGGCCCGGCCCCTCCCTGCGGGGGCTGATGCGCGGGTCCACGGGAGCCCTATCCGGCCTGGGAGTATTTACCAAGTGTGCCCTGAAGCTCTATCCTTGGCCGGGGCCCTCGCGGGTGAACATCAAGGGCCTGCTCCTGGACGCCAAGGCGGAGATCCCGGAGAACGTGCGCTTCCACCTCTGCTTCTTCCCCGACCGCAAGAGGCTGGCCGACGCCGTGTACCGCATGGGCGAGGCGGAGATCGGCTATCTGGCCACCCGAACGGCGGTGGCCGCCTTCATCTATACCTTCGCCCCCCACCTGCTGCGCCGCATCGCCGGCACCCGCGCCCTGCGCGACGTGCTGAGCAAGGGCGTGAAGTGGGGTTTCGTTATCATGCTGGTGGGGGCCTCCGAGGAGGAGATCGAGTACCAGGACGCCGTGCTGCACCGTATCCTAACCGACCACGACGGGCTCTCCATCGAAGCCATGGGGGTCCCCTCCATCGGTTCCATGGTCTTCATGAACTTCTTCCGGGTCACGGCCATCCCCATGGTCTTCCGCATGGGCGGCCTCTTCTCCACCGCCCTGGACCGCAACGACACCTGGGACACCCAGCTGGACTGGGCGGAGATCGGGGAGGCCATCAAGAAGAAGTGGATTGAGCGGGGTGGCATCCTGGACGACCTGGCCGACAACCCCTTCATGGCCCTCTACGAGAGCAACATGTGGGCCCACTGCGAGGAGATTTTCCAGTACGACGCCCGGGATCCCAAGCACCTGGCCTCCCTGGAGCCCATGTTCATCGAGTTCTCCGTGGCGGCCATCGAGAAGTGCATGGAGCCCCTCTCCGCCACGGACGCCAGGCTGCGCAAGATAGTAAGTCCCCTCATGGGCCATTACAACGAGTGGCAGAAGAAGGTCTCGGCCATGGTGGACGCCAACCGGGCCGCGGACACCGGCATGTACTGCGACGAGGTGGACTTCGACTTCTCCAAGGTGGAGCCGGAGTTGAAGGCCAAGTTGGACCGCCTGGTGGAGAAGTTCCGCTGGACGGAGGAGGGTCCTCCGTCCTGA
- a CDS encoding electron transfer flavoprotein subunit beta/FixA family protein gives MKRGMHIVVLAKVVPDPEGPPSSFEVDPAGRRVVARGIPPVINPFDENALEAAIRIKERARGTITLLSLGRNLSRAVILKAVASGADASVLVEDDSLDQALLDSRATAALLAAALRSLEPFDLLLCGRQASDSNAGVVGLGVARILGLPAVTFAQRVEVENGKVVVERVLSEGYEVVECSLPALVTVSGEVGDLRYPSLQAIRAAKELPQRVMKPQELGIDLPSPWVETVSLEPPRRERRCRLVEADSPAEAGEKLALLLREEKVL, from the coding sequence GTGAAGAGGGGCATGCACATCGTGGTCCTGGCCAAGGTGGTCCCCGACCCCGAGGGCCCTCCCTCCTCCTTCGAGGTGGATCCCGCGGGAAGGAGGGTGGTGGCCCGAGGCATCCCCCCGGTGATCAACCCCTTCGACGAGAACGCCCTGGAGGCGGCCATCCGCATCAAGGAGCGGGCCAGGGGGACCATCACCCTGCTCTCCCTGGGGAGGAACCTCTCCCGGGCGGTGATCTTAAAGGCGGTGGCCTCAGGGGCCGACGCCTCGGTGCTCGTGGAGGACGACTCGTTGGACCAGGCGCTTTTAGACTCCCGGGCCACGGCCGCCCTTCTGGCCGCCGCCCTGCGCTCCCTGGAGCCCTTCGACCTCCTCCTCTGCGGCAGGCAGGCCTCGGACAGCAACGCCGGGGTGGTGGGCCTGGGGGTGGCCCGCATCCTGGGCCTTCCCGCCGTCACCTTCGCCCAGAGGGTGGAGGTGGAGAACGGGAAGGTGGTGGTGGAGCGGGTGCTCTCCGAGGGCTACGAGGTGGTGGAGTGCTCCCTCCCCGCCCTGGTCACGGTGAGCGGGGAGGTGGGGGATTTGCGCTATCCCAGCCTGCAGGCCATCCGGGCGGCCAAGGAGCTGCCCCAGAGGGTGATGAAGCCGCAGGAGCTGGGAATCGACCTTCCCTCCCCCTGGGTGGAGACGGTCTCCCTGGAGCCTCCCCGCCGGGAGAGGAGGTGCCGCCTGGTGGAGGCCGACTCCCCGGCGGAGGCGGGGGAGAAGCTGGCCCTGCTCCTGCGGGAGGAGAAGGTACTGTGA